The genomic DNA ATTTACTGACGATAAAAATATTGATGAATTAAATGAAAAAGCTTTTGAAGAAGCATCTTACGCCATTAACACAGTTGCCCTTGAACATTTAATAGCTAAAAACCCAAAAGCCGCAATGGAGAAAGCAAAAAGTTTGGAAACAGAATCCGGTAAAAGCTTAATTTTTACTATAGCATCTTTATATGCAACACAAGGAGCTGATGAACAAATTCATTTTTTCAACACAAATATGAAATACATTAATGGATTTGAACTCATGACTTATTTAAATGATTATACGAAAGTAGCCAAACGGGCATCCGGGTCGGAAGCCGTATTAATGGCGGCAACAGATTTTGAATGGATTGCCAGAGGAGGTTCTCGATTCACAAGATTTGGTGCAGTGAAAGGAATTAAAGATTTACTTTCGATTTGGGAAACCAAAGAGAAAAAAATTATCGAACAAATTGAATCTGCTAAAAAGGAAAGCAAAGATGCAACTGTTCTTGAAAAATCAAAACAGGATATTTCAGAAACAATTAAATCATTGCAACAATCTTACGAACGCGTAAAATAATCCAAACACAAATTTATGAATACTCAGAATTTAGAAAACATACTTTTTTTAGATATTGAAACGGTGCCTTTAGTGTATCAATACAGTAAATTGGATAAAGAAAGTAAAGAATTGTGGGATAAAAAATGGCAATACAATAAAGATGTAAGTTCTGAAAAACAATACGAAAAATCAGGCATTTATGCCGAGTTTGCAAAAGTAGTTTGTATAGGGCTAGGTTATTACCATTCCGGTAAGTTCAGAGTGAAGTGTTTGCAAAGCACAGATGAAAAAAATGTATTAACCCAATTTGCCGAATTACTTGAACAGCATTTTAATTCTCCTACGGCAGTTTTATGTGCTCACAACGGCAAGGAATTTGATTTTCCATTTCTTTGCCGACGATTTGTCATTAACTCCATTCCGCTTCCGAAAATATTAAATATTCAGGGTAAAAAACCCTGGGAAATAAATC from Sphingobacteriaceae bacterium includes the following:
- a CDS encoding 3'-5' exonuclease, with the translated sequence MNTQNLENILFLDIETVPLVYQYSKLDKESKELWDKKWQYNKDVSSEKQYEKSGIYAEFAKVVCIGLGYYHSGKFRVKCLQSTDEKNVLTQFAELLEQHFNSPTAVLCAHNGKEFDFPFLCRRFVINSIPLPKILNIQGKKPWEINHLDTMEMWKFGDYKNYTSLNLLAHVFQIPSPKDEMDGSMVASAFYEKNALDKIAEYCMKDVITLARVFGRFTNLRKLEDKDIIFV